Proteins from a genomic interval of Gemmatimonadaceae bacterium:
- a CDS encoding class I SAM-dependent methyltransferase — MSKQEPQFSYDEIAEAYASGVDSAPYNAFYERPATLALVPDVAGSHILDAGCGSGFYTEELLKRGARVSAIDGSVEMTKHAEQRLKDLGLLDMTSQPPHPGQASVRVADLTKPFEFLEDASVDGVLSALVLHYLRDWGPTLGEFRRILKPCGWLLFSTHHPATEALTFDVANYFETEQLEDYWSWVGSVRFYRRPLTAIVGAFTDAGFVIDRVVEPRPTEWFREEKPDAYARLLKHPQFLIIRAKPNGGIPAGSAPRLRREP; from the coding sequence ATGTCCAAGCAGGAGCCGCAGTTCAGCTATGACGAGATCGCGGAAGCCTACGCTTCCGGTGTAGACAGCGCTCCCTACAACGCGTTCTACGAGCGGCCCGCAACTCTCGCCCTCGTGCCCGACGTCGCAGGCTCACACATCCTCGACGCCGGCTGCGGCTCGGGTTTTTACACCGAGGAGCTTCTCAAACGCGGCGCTCGCGTTTCGGCGATCGACGGAAGCGTGGAAATGACAAAGCACGCCGAGCAGAGGTTGAAGGATCTGGGTCTGCTCGATATGACCTCGCAACCTCCGCATCCCGGACAGGCTTCGGTTCGGGTCGCCGACCTGACGAAGCCCTTCGAGTTTCTCGAAGACGCAAGCGTGGATGGCGTCCTGTCGGCGCTGGTGCTCCACTATCTGCGTGACTGGGGTCCTACGCTCGGTGAATTCCGCCGCATTCTCAAGCCGTGTGGTTGGCTGCTCTTTTCCACTCACCACCCGGCGACCGAAGCGTTGACCTTCGACGTCGCCAACTACTTCGAGACAGAGCAGCTGGAAGATTACTGGAGCTGGGTGGGCAGCGTGCGTTTCTACCGCCGGCCTCTGACCGCGATCGTTGGCGCGTTTACCGACGCAGGTTTTGTCATCGACCGCGTTGTAGAGCCGCGTCCGACCGAATGGTTTCGCGAGGAGAAACCGGACGCGTACGCGCGCCTGCTCAAGCACCCGCAGTTCCTGATCATCCGGGCCAAGCCGAACGGCGGTATCCCTGCCGGCAGTGCCCCCCGGCTGCGGCGTGAGCCGTAA
- a CDS encoding RagB/SusD family nutrient uptake outer membrane protein, whose translation MKLNTRITSAITGAAAAIVALATMSACKLDITNPNAATEEGVLTSVAGIRALTIGLQGRYGNAMEENIYVPGIVSGELGNTSATQSTTREFQNFPAGANSAIDVTNVDLLDIWAKNYAVVKSANDILDNIDNLTFAPGTRAGILAVAKLYKAMAFGTLIEAFEQIPIETGPEPAFADRATVLAEVLSLLASARADATGTTLTTDFTGSLLAPNFDLLNTIRAMQARYSLAAGSYDAALGFANEVPATASAVITFAGSDLNPMFVHYHSARFFGAISGYRTNAEPGDARVALNTLATPFAALGGAATFETNLFTTNVSPIPLFSQDELSLIRAEALARTSRLPEAIAQINIVRARAGLGGKTSADLPTQAAVLDEIFLQRTYSLLSTGLHWADERRFGKISLAKVRWLPYPASVRATNPNTPANPT comes from the coding sequence ATGAAGCTCAATACTCGTATCACCTCCGCCATTACTGGCGCGGCTGCGGCGATTGTCGCCCTGGCGACGATGAGTGCCTGCAAGCTCGACATCACCAATCCGAACGCGGCAACCGAAGAAGGAGTTCTCACGTCGGTGGCCGGAATTCGCGCTCTGACGATCGGGCTGCAGGGGCGCTACGGCAATGCGATGGAAGAAAACATCTACGTCCCGGGCATAGTCTCCGGGGAGCTTGGAAATACGAGCGCGACGCAGTCCACGACGCGCGAGTTCCAGAACTTCCCGGCCGGCGCGAACTCCGCCATCGACGTGACGAATGTCGACCTGCTCGACATCTGGGCGAAGAACTACGCTGTGGTCAAATCCGCAAACGACATTCTCGACAACATCGACAATCTCACGTTCGCTCCCGGCACGCGCGCGGGCATCCTGGCAGTCGCCAAGCTCTACAAGGCGATGGCATTCGGAACGCTCATCGAGGCATTCGAGCAGATTCCGATCGAGACGGGGCCGGAGCCGGCGTTCGCCGACCGGGCCACAGTGCTCGCGGAAGTCCTGTCGCTGCTCGCAAGCGCCAGAGCAGACGCGACCGGCACAACACTCACCACAGACTTTACGGGCTCCCTGCTTGCGCCGAACTTCGATCTGCTGAATACGATTCGGGCAATGCAGGCTCGCTACTCCCTCGCGGCCGGGAGCTACGATGCTGCGCTTGGTTTCGCCAATGAAGTTCCGGCCACTGCCAGCGCGGTGATCACTTTCGCGGGAAGCGATCTGAACCCAATGTTCGTCCACTACCACAGCGCGAGGTTTTTCGGCGCGATTTCCGGATACCGGACCAACGCCGAGCCGGGCGATGCGAGAGTGGCGCTCAACACCCTGGCAACTCCGTTCGCCGCGCTTGGCGGCGCGGCGACATTCGAGACGAACCTCTTCACCACGAACGTATCGCCGATTCCGCTTTTCTCTCAGGATGAGCTGAGCCTCATTCGTGCCGAGGCGCTTGCGCGCACGAGCCGGCTGCCTGAAGCGATTGCGCAGATCAACATCGTGCGGGCACGCGCGGGACTCGGTGGAAAGACGTCTGCCGATCTTCCGACGCAGGCCGCCGTGCTCGATGAAATTTTTCTGCAGCGAACGTATTCGCTGTTATCGACTGGCTTGCACTGGGCCGATGAGCGGCGCTTTGGAAAGATCTCGCTTGCAAAAGTGCGGTGGCTGCCTTACCCCGCAAGCGTTCGGGCTACCAACCCGAATACGCCTGCGAATCCAACGTAG
- a CDS encoding amidohydrolase family protein codes for MTNPAGKTTIIVDVHNHFYPPEYLDALRSGDSVVRITIDAEGNPCLHYPGDYNVAVAGHRDIVYRQRVLERQGIDTQVITLTTPGTHVEPPDRAVRLARLVNDSFAKIARERRSRFSALATLPLCDPAASVLELRRAMTELALPGAMLFSNVNGVALTDGRFEPLFEEADHLGAVLHIHPTDPVGVEAMSDYWLMPLVGFLFETTLTAAKLVFAGVPERYPRIRWVLSHLGGAIPYLAERLDRGWSAFPDCRAHISEPPSSYLRRFYFDTVNFDVNALRLAVDFAGASQILAGSDYPHQIGSIPSMKESLAALRVSAEERALILGGNARALYRLQ; via the coding sequence GTGACGAATCCCGCAGGGAAGACGACAATCATCGTCGACGTTCACAATCACTTCTATCCGCCGGAGTACCTCGACGCGCTCCGCAGTGGCGACAGCGTCGTCAGGATCACCATCGATGCGGAAGGAAATCCGTGCCTGCACTACCCCGGCGACTACAACGTCGCCGTTGCCGGCCATAGGGACATCGTCTATCGCCAGCGCGTGCTCGAGCGACAGGGTATCGACACGCAGGTAATCACCCTCACCACGCCGGGTACACACGTCGAGCCTCCCGACCGCGCCGTGCGGCTCGCCCGACTGGTGAATGATTCTTTCGCGAAGATTGCGCGTGAGCGGAGGTCGCGCTTTTCTGCGCTCGCAACGCTGCCGCTTTGCGACCCGGCTGCGTCAGTACTCGAGCTCCGGCGGGCGATGACGGAGCTCGCTCTGCCGGGTGCAATGCTCTTCAGCAACGTCAACGGTGTTGCACTGACCGATGGGCGATTCGAGCCGCTCTTCGAAGAAGCGGATCACCTGGGCGCCGTGCTTCACATTCATCCTACAGATCCGGTCGGAGTCGAAGCGATGAGCGACTATTGGCTGATGCCGCTCGTCGGGTTCCTCTTCGAAACGACGCTCACGGCCGCGAAGCTTGTCTTTGCCGGCGTGCCGGAGCGCTACCCGCGCATCAGATGGGTCCTGAGCCATCTTGGCGGAGCGATTCCGTATCTGGCCGAGCGTCTCGACCGCGGCTGGAGCGCATTCCCCGATTGTCGCGCGCACATTTCCGAGCCGCCGAGCTCTTATCTGCGCCGGTTCTATTTCGACACGGTGAACTTCGATGTGAATGCTTTACGGCTCGCAGTCGACTTTGCCGGCGCGAGTCAGATTCTCGCGGGCAGCGATTACCCGCACCAGATCGGGAGCATCCCCTCGATGAAGGAGAGTCTCGCCGCGCTTCGTGTGTCCGCTGAGGAGCGAGCGCTTATTCTTGGCGGGAACGCTCGGGCGTTGTACCGGCTTCAGTGA
- the msrA gene encoding peptide-methionine (S)-S-oxide reductase MsrA, producing the protein MVGNITRALFALLIVTGIVLVLDNRATAAGAERPGPLPRPLVDEPLTSAKGEQTAVFAGGCFWGIEAVFQHVKGVKSAVSGYTGGSVVSPSYEQVTTGKTGHAEAVRVVYDPSQVTYGQLLRVFFSVAHDPTQLNRQGPDVGTQYRSAIYYATDSQKRVAKAYIDQLTKAKAFQRPIVTEVAALGRFNVAEAYHQDYAAQHPYQPYIMIHDAPKVANLKREFANLYVEPVKR; encoded by the coding sequence ATGGTCGGAAATATCACCCGCGCTCTTTTCGCTCTTCTCATTGTAACAGGAATCGTTCTCGTCCTCGACAACCGGGCAACCGCCGCCGGCGCTGAGCGTCCCGGGCCATTGCCACGTCCCCTCGTGGATGAGCCGCTTACGTCCGCGAAGGGCGAGCAGACCGCAGTTTTTGCGGGCGGCTGCTTCTGGGGCATCGAGGCGGTGTTTCAGCATGTAAAAGGAGTCAAGTCGGCAGTGTCGGGTTATACCGGCGGCAGCGTGGTGTCACCCTCGTACGAGCAGGTGACCACTGGAAAGACGGGACATGCAGAAGCGGTGCGTGTCGTCTATGACCCGTCGCAAGTGACCTACGGTCAGCTGCTGCGCGTGTTTTTCTCCGTTGCCCACGATCCGACTCAGCTCAATCGTCAGGGCCCTGATGTCGGAACTCAGTATCGCTCAGCGATTTATTACGCTACCGACTCGCAAAAACGCGTCGCCAAGGCGTACATCGATCAGCTGACAAAGGCAAAGGCGTTCCAACGGCCGATCGTGACGGAGGTTGCCGCTCTCGGCCGCTTCAATGTCGCCGAAGCATACCATCAGGACTACGCGGCGCAGCATCCCTACCAACCGTACATCATGATCCACGACGCGCCGAAAGTTGCGAATCTGAAGCGCGAGTTCGCAAACCTCTACGTCGAGCCAGTTAAGCGCTGA
- a CDS encoding neutral zinc metallopeptidase → MKWTPSGRSGNLEDRRSGGGLGRGLGIGGTVVVLALSLLTGRNLFQDLGVEPGVAPNTPMSAEDSAREEPQVQFVSVVLDDVQTTWSQILPKYNAQFRPANLVLFRNSTSSGCGMAQSAMGPFYCPLDEKVYVDLGFYDELQKRFGASGDFAQAYVLAHELGHHVQHLMGVDQQVRQEQQSRPDIANQLSVRMELQADCFAGIWAHSTNRRQLLEEGDVNEALTAASAVGDDRIQQRTSGRINVDDFTHGSAAQRAQWFRRGFDSGDPKACDTFAG, encoded by the coding sequence ATGAAATGGACGCCGAGCGGACGGAGTGGAAACCTTGAAGACCGCAGATCCGGCGGTGGACTCGGGCGCGGGCTTGGGATCGGCGGGACGGTGGTTGTCCTCGCTCTCAGCCTCCTCACCGGCAGGAACCTCTTTCAGGACCTCGGGGTCGAGCCGGGAGTGGCCCCCAACACGCCGATGAGCGCCGAGGATTCGGCACGCGAAGAGCCGCAGGTTCAATTCGTCTCAGTGGTTCTCGACGATGTGCAGACGACATGGTCGCAGATACTCCCGAAATACAACGCTCAGTTCCGTCCGGCGAATCTCGTGCTGTTCAGGAACTCGACTTCATCGGGATGCGGAATGGCTCAATCGGCGATGGGGCCGTTCTACTGTCCGCTCGATGAGAAGGTGTACGTAGACCTGGGCTTTTATGACGAGCTGCAGAAGCGATTCGGCGCGTCGGGCGATTTTGCGCAGGCGTACGTCCTTGCCCACGAGCTAGGCCATCATGTTCAGCATCTGATGGGTGTCGACCAGCAGGTGCGTCAGGAGCAGCAGTCGAGGCCGGACATTGCGAACCAGCTCTCGGTGAGAATGGAGCTCCAGGCCGATTGCTTCGCCGGTATCTGGGCACACTCGACGAATCGGCGGCAGCTGCTCGAGGAAGGCGACGTGAACGAGGCGTTGACAGCTGCGTCAGCGGTGGGCGACGATCGAATTCAGCAGCGCACGAGTGGCCGGATTAACGTCGACGACTTCACGCACGGCTCGGCGGCGCAGCGCGCCCAGTGGTTCCGTCGGGGCTTCGATTCCGGGGATCCGAAGGCGTGTGACACCTTCGCAGGCTGA
- a CDS encoding MASE1 domain-containing protein gives MKKQAAFAAEILVLAALYVVAARAGLKLDAVGGFASLIWPPTGIALAALLIRGYRLWPGVAIGAFVANVLTGAPIPVALGITLGNTLEALAGAYALRQIPEFHRTLDRLIDAFALLVVAAVMSTAISATIGVLSLHLGGIISASELLETWRAWWLGDLIGNLLVAPVILVWSARVVTADREQWLEAGALGISIVAVSFVVFRSSAAASQGVFSDAYLFFPLLMWAAVRFGQRGSVTTAFIISAIAVWGTVLGRGPFVEADLHRSLFALQTFVAVTAATFLILGATVSERREAVERLNAAIEGEEQIVAERDAAHRRLLAILEQSPLAIGIAEAPSGRFLFLNDEFERITGMRPSLSRAADPDSGEWDSYRADGSNVGAEDLPLVRALRHGEVVRNEVVRLKRHDGRTVELMTNAAPVKDAGGNIVAAVMIFWDVTAQRKAEEELRRAHEAEAHANRAKSEFLTVMSHELRTPLNAIGGHIQLIEMGVHGPISEAQRDALERAQRSQRHLLALINDVLNLARIETGHVDYQLSEVPLETAVAEVKAMVEPLLSANRLHCELAGSPYAPDPPIVVRADREKLQQILFNLLSNAIKFTPAGGRITVEAVAADGEPMASVKVTDSGDGIPAAKLESIFEPFVQLGGRPATSAGGLGLGLSISRDLARGMGGDLKATSVPGGGATFTLSLPRA, from the coding sequence GTGAAGAAACAAGCCGCGTTCGCCGCCGAGATTCTCGTGCTTGCGGCGCTCTACGTTGTCGCAGCGCGAGCAGGCCTCAAGCTCGACGCGGTGGGCGGCTTCGCCAGTCTCATCTGGCCGCCGACGGGAATCGCGTTGGCGGCTCTTCTCATCCGTGGGTATCGCCTCTGGCCCGGTGTAGCCATCGGAGCGTTCGTCGCCAACGTGCTGACGGGCGCTCCGATACCCGTCGCCCTTGGCATCACGCTCGGAAATACCCTGGAAGCGCTTGCTGGAGCGTACGCGCTCCGGCAGATACCGGAGTTCCACCGGACGCTCGACAGACTGATAGATGCGTTCGCCCTGCTGGTCGTCGCAGCGGTGATGAGCACGGCCATCAGCGCAACGATAGGCGTGCTCAGCCTTCATTTAGGCGGGATCATCTCCGCGAGCGAGCTGCTCGAGACCTGGCGCGCGTGGTGGCTGGGGGATCTGATCGGCAATCTGCTCGTCGCGCCAGTGATACTCGTGTGGTCGGCGCGGGTTGTCACCGCGGATCGAGAGCAGTGGCTCGAGGCCGGTGCGCTTGGAATCTCGATAGTGGCCGTGAGCTTCGTGGTGTTCAGATCGTCCGCCGCTGCGAGCCAGGGTGTGTTCAGTGACGCATACCTTTTCTTCCCTCTATTGATGTGGGCAGCAGTGCGATTCGGGCAGCGCGGCTCCGTCACGACTGCCTTCATTATTTCAGCCATCGCCGTGTGGGGGACAGTTCTTGGTCGCGGTCCGTTCGTCGAGGCGGACCTGCATCGCAGCCTGTTCGCGCTCCAGACATTCGTGGCGGTGACGGCGGCGACGTTCCTCATTCTCGGAGCTACGGTATCCGAGCGACGTGAAGCGGTCGAACGCCTCAATGCAGCCATTGAGGGCGAGGAACAGATCGTCGCCGAGCGCGATGCGGCACATCGGCGGTTACTCGCTATTCTGGAGCAGTCGCCGCTGGCAATCGGAATCGCTGAGGCGCCAAGCGGCCGCTTCCTCTTCCTCAATGACGAGTTCGAGCGAATAACTGGCATGCGACCTTCGCTCAGCAGGGCGGCGGATCCCGATAGCGGCGAATGGGACAGTTACCGCGCCGACGGCAGTAACGTTGGCGCCGAGGACTTGCCGCTCGTGCGCGCGCTGAGGCATGGCGAAGTCGTCCGCAACGAAGTGGTCCGCCTTAAACGGCACGATGGAAGGACGGTCGAGCTCATGACCAATGCGGCGCCGGTGAAGGATGCCGGCGGCAATATCGTCGCGGCGGTCATGATCTTCTGGGACGTCACTGCTCAGCGCAAAGCGGAGGAAGAGCTGCGTCGGGCACACGAGGCAGAGGCGCATGCGAATCGCGCGAAGTCGGAGTTCCTGACCGTGATGAGCCATGAGCTGAGAACACCCCTCAACGCAATTGGCGGCCACATTCAGCTGATAGAAATGGGGGTACACGGCCCGATCAGCGAGGCCCAGCGCGACGCGCTCGAGCGCGCGCAGCGAAGCCAGCGTCATCTGCTGGCGCTGATAAACGACGTGCTGAATCTCGCGAGGATCGAGACGGGCCACGTCGACTACCAGCTGAGCGAAGTCCCTTTGGAGACCGCCGTTGCCGAGGTGAAGGCAATGGTCGAGCCGCTGCTCTCTGCAAATCGCCTGCACTGCGAGCTCGCAGGATCGCCGTATGCGCCAGATCCACCAATTGTCGTCCGCGCAGATCGGGAAAAACTGCAGCAGATTCTCTTCAACCTTCTCAGCAACGCGATCAAATTCACTCCGGCCGGCGGGCGAATAACGGTCGAGGCCGTGGCTGCCGACGGAGAGCCAATGGCTTCGGTGAAAGTGACCGACAGCGGCGACGGCATTCCCGCCGCAAAGCTCGAGAGCATCTTCGAGCCATTCGTGCAGCTCGGTGGTCGCCCGGCCACCTCCGCGGGCGGTCTCGGCCTCGGACTCTCGATCAGCCGCGATCTTGCGCGCGGAATGGGAGGAGACCTCAAGGCGACGAGCGTCCCCGGCGGCGGAGCCACCTTTACCCTCTCGCTTCCGCGTGCGTGA
- a CDS encoding YceI family protein, with translation MSKRRHIAAVMLPAVFGAIALQCSPSDTDAATTASEKTARSSVAAPAQAKGSSVAGLRFVVAPMGNEVRYRIREQLVRVDLPNDAIGKTSEITGGIALTTTGDIIPSESKFVARVGSLKSDRDRRDGFVRRNVLVTDQYPTVEFSPTAFRGLPKSLPTSGSHTFDVVGNLTVKGVTRPTTWRVNAEAKNGQVTGSASTAFTFSDFNIEQPRVPIVLSVADTIKLEYDFRLVQQN, from the coding sequence ATGTCTAAACGTCGCCATATCGCCGCCGTGATGCTCCCCGCTGTTTTCGGCGCGATCGCTCTTCAGTGCTCGCCGTCCGATACCGACGCCGCGACGACGGCGAGTGAAAAAACGGCGCGCAGCTCGGTAGCTGCTCCCGCTCAGGCGAAGGGGTCGAGCGTTGCCGGGCTTCGCTTTGTCGTCGCGCCGATGGGTAACGAAGTCAGATATCGGATTCGTGAGCAGCTGGTGAGGGTGGATCTGCCCAATGACGCAATCGGCAAGACTTCGGAGATCACAGGCGGCATCGCACTTACAACCACCGGTGACATCATCCCATCTGAATCGAAATTCGTTGCCAGGGTCGGCTCGCTGAAGAGCGATCGCGACAGACGCGACGGGTTTGTCCGCAGAAATGTTCTCGTGACAGATCAATATCCTACCGTCGAGTTCAGCCCGACGGCATTTCGGGGACTTCCGAAGTCCCTTCCGACCTCCGGCTCGCACACGTTCGACGTCGTAGGAAACCTGACGGTGAAGGGAGTGACCAGGCCTACGACCTGGCGTGTGAATGCGGAGGCAAAGAATGGACAGGTCACGGGGAGCGCATCGACGGCTTTCACGTTCTCCGATTTCAACATCGAGCAGCCTCGCGTGCCGATCGTGCTGAGCGTCGCCGATACGATCAAGCTGGAGTACGACTTCAGGCTGGTCCAGCAGAATTAA